From Candidatus Cloacimonadota bacterium, a single genomic window includes:
- a CDS encoding cohesin domain-containing protein has translation MKNLVRSMILILMIWGQLKAVNITAEPSLSALSIGLNNIFSIQVQENIDFRGCKIVIGYNANLVQFESVQQGDLFSGYNVGWWNVDDSTPGIIDVECIIFGAGVYTSGPGNLLDITFSSLAQGNCTLQFSETTLYDVAGNPISNVTGTDFLIITGNNPSYAAGKCFLQGAYENSYVMNTDLQNIIPFTSPYSQDPVSIDQIPDDMVDWLLLELRNTLTGSAVKMQSMILHADGSITSPDLPCFVFWNHRPQSYYIVIYHRNHLPIISSNAIQFKNESDPVNYDFTNALNVYGSGAVIRLNTGLNGMIAGDANQDGNVFPDDLNDFWRSQAGQTGYLEGDFNLDGNVFPDDLNDLWRINSGKSTNVP, from the coding sequence ATGAAAAATTTAGTAAGATCGATGATTTTAATCCTGATGATTTGGGGCCAGCTGAAGGCTGTAAATATCACAGCAGAACCTTCTCTTTCTGCTCTGAGTATTGGCCTGAATAATATCTTCTCCATTCAGGTTCAGGAAAATATCGATTTTAGAGGTTGTAAAATTGTCATCGGCTATAATGCCAATCTTGTTCAGTTTGAAAGTGTGCAGCAGGGCGATCTGTTTTCCGGTTACAACGTGGGTTGGTGGAACGTCGATGATTCAACACCGGGAATAATTGATGTGGAATGCATAATTTTTGGTGCCGGTGTTTATACCAGTGGTCCGGGTAATCTTCTGGATATCACTTTTTCTTCACTTGCTCAGGGAAACTGCACTTTACAATTTTCTGAGACGACACTATACGATGTTGCCGGTAATCCCATTTCTAACGTGACTGGAACCGATTTCTTGATAATTACAGGAAATAATCCATCTTACGCGGCAGGAAAATGTTTTCTGCAGGGAGCTTACGAGAACAGTTATGTGATGAACACAGACTTGCAGAATATTATTCCCTTTACTTCACCCTACAGCCAGGATCCTGTTTCGATAGATCAGATTCCGGATGATATGGTAGACTGGTTGCTTTTGGAATTGAGAAACACTTTAACAGGATCGGCTGTAAAAATGCAATCCATGATCCTGCATGCTGATGGTTCCATCACTTCGCCAGATCTTCCTTGTTTTGTATTCTGGAATCATCGACCTCAAAGTTATTATATCGTCATCTATCATCGTAATCATTTACCGATAATAAGCAGCAATGCAATTCAATTCAAAAACGAAAGCGATCCGGTAAATTATGATTTTACCAATGCCTTGAACGTTTATGGAAGCGGTGCTGTTATCAGGTTGAATACTGGTCTTAACGGCATGATCGCAGGAGATGCGAATCAGGACGGCAATGTCTTTCCTGATGATTTGAATGATTTTTGGAGATCACAAGCAGGCCAGACGGGTTATTTGGAAGGAGATTTCAATTTAGATGGCAATGTCTTTCCTGATGATCTAAATGATCTCTGGAGAATCAACAGTGGAAAATCTACTAATGTACCATAA
- a CDS encoding response regulator, which translates to MEEKIKLLIVENEGIIAHYLKLELELEGFDVVGFVASGEEAVKLAAFHLPDIVLMDIKLAGKIDGITAADIISENLQIPIIFMTGYSRFEITQRAKELNPLVFFDKPVSVEVIKSLILDYFKT; encoded by the coding sequence TTGGAAGAGAAAATAAAACTTCTTATTGTAGAAAATGAAGGCATAATCGCTCATTATTTAAAACTGGAATTAGAATTGGAAGGCTTTGATGTGGTTGGATTTGTAGCTTCTGGTGAAGAAGCAGTAAAATTGGCAGCATTTCATTTGCCTGACATAGTCTTAATGGATATAAAGCTGGCTGGTAAGATTGATGGAATTACAGCTGCCGACATAATTTCAGAAAATCTTCAGATTCCGATAATTTTCATGACCGGTTATTCCAGATTTGAGATCACGCAGAGAGCAAAAGAACTAAATCCTCTTGTTTTTTTTGATAAACCTGTTTCTGTTGAAGTTATTAAATCTTTGATATTGGATTATTTCAAAACATAA
- a CDS encoding M28 family peptidase, producing the protein MFRLMIIILVVFTISACGSKVPVFDQENAFEILQQQCDLGPRYPGSAEIELCRDLIINKLSSTSALVEEQPFETTQLDSVMQGVNIIARFYPRLSRRILLAAHYDTRPWADKEEDPSLHKQPISGANDAASGVAVLLELGRIFDQYPPQQFGIDLVFFDLEDMGRYNNNETWCLGSTYFAENYKDEFPEKAIVVDMIGDADLVIDMEYLSYHNSPLLVKEVWETAQDLGFSEFQTRITKRIYDDHVPLLKAGFKAIVIIDFEYPYWHTLEDTPDKCSPSSLYVVGQTLLELIYQEK; encoded by the coding sequence ATGTTCAGATTAATGATCATAATTCTGGTAGTTTTCACAATCTCAGCCTGCGGTTCAAAGGTTCCGGTCTTCGACCAGGAAAATGCTTTTGAGATCCTGCAGCAGCAGTGTGATCTGGGACCGCGATATCCGGGTTCTGCCGAGATAGAACTCTGTCGTGATCTGATCATTAATAAATTAAGCTCAACCAGCGCCCTGGTTGAAGAGCAGCCTTTTGAAACAACACAATTGGACAGCGTGATGCAGGGCGTGAATATCATTGCCCGTTTCTATCCCCGCCTGAGCCGCAGGATTCTGCTGGCAGCTCATTACGATACCAGGCCCTGGGCTGATAAAGAGGAAGATCCCAGTCTGCACAAGCAACCGATCAGCGGTGCCAATGATGCTGCTTCCGGGGTGGCTGTACTTTTGGAACTGGGCAGGATCTTTGATCAATATCCACCACAGCAGTTCGGTATCGATCTGGTCTTTTTCGACCTGGAAGATATGGGCAGATACAATAACAATGAAACCTGGTGCCTGGGTTCAACCTATTTTGCTGAAAATTACAAAGATGAATTTCCTGAAAAAGCGATTGTAGTAGATATGATCGGAGATGCAGATCTGGTTATAGATATGGAATATCTTTCCTATCACAATTCTCCGCTTCTGGTAAAAGAGGTTTGGGAAACTGCTCAGGATCTGGGTTTTAGCGAGTTCCAGACCAGAATAACCAAACGCATCTATGATGATCATGTTCCCTTGCTGAAAGCTGGATTTAAGGCCATCGTTATTATTGATTTTGAATATCCCTACTGGCATACTCTGGAAGATACTCCCGATAAATGTTCACCCTCTTCTCTCTATGTGGTCGGCCAAACCCTATTAGAGCTGATCTACCAGGAAAAATGA
- a CDS encoding ComEA family DNA-binding protein, protein MIKLLDNLLTENEQKILLFLVAFAFLGLVVGDTFLVADQPAEEVEEVDFGTDYAVKYDLLTASKEELITIPGIGEKRANDILNYRHEVGFLNKSDLLNVKGIGKATYLKIEPYFNDLGNSEIAAETSQPSQAQKEEKININCASLDELTRLPGIGPAKAERILALRRELGNFSNKDQLLQVKGIGAKTLEKMRDMIILEDR, encoded by the coding sequence ATGATAAAATTACTTGATAATTTACTGACCGAAAATGAGCAGAAGATCCTGCTGTTTCTAGTCGCTTTCGCTTTTCTTGGCCTGGTGGTCGGTGATACCTTCCTGGTTGCAGATCAGCCTGCGGAAGAAGTGGAAGAAGTTGATTTCGGCACTGATTATGCAGTAAAATATGACCTACTTACAGCCAGTAAAGAGGAACTTATCACTATACCAGGTATAGGAGAAAAACGAGCAAATGATATTTTGAATTATCGCCACGAAGTTGGATTTTTAAACAAATCCGATCTTTTGAATGTGAAGGGAATTGGCAAGGCTACTTATCTCAAGATCGAGCCTTATTTTAATGATCTGGGAAATTCAGAAATAGCAGCAGAAACATCACAACCCTCTCAAGCACAGAAAGAAGAAAAAATAAACATAAATTGCGCCAGCCTGGATGAACTGACCCGGCTGCCCGGTATCGGCCCGGCCAAGGCGGAAAGGATCCTGGCCCTGCGCCGGGAATTAGGAAATTTTTCCAACAAAGACCAGCTGCTGCAGGTAAAAGGAATTGGTGCCAAGACTTTGGAAAAGATGCGTGATATGATAATCTTGGAAGATCGCTAA
- the rsmD gene encoding 16S rRNA (guanine(966)-N(2))-methyltransferase RsmD, with protein MRIITGKYKKSNLFAVPGFTARPTTDFTREVIFTVLNSCQNLQVLDIYAGSGSLGLEALSRGARFVDFVDFSEKSIRTMIKNVHKLGCKLDCKIHRKKVSAFLKSCDKKFDIILMDPPYDRMLVNKTIKQIFDNELLAENGRLVIEHSSREKIDPIWQDKIDYQRDSKKTQITIIK; from the coding sequence ATGAGAATAATAACAGGTAAATATAAAAAAAGCAATCTCTTTGCAGTGCCCGGTTTCACGGCCAGGCCGACCACCGATTTTACGCGGGAAGTCATCTTCACGGTGCTAAATTCCTGCCAGAATCTGCAGGTTCTGGATATTTACGCCGGCAGCGGCTCGTTAGGATTGGAAGCTCTCAGTCGTGGAGCCAGATTCGTGGATTTTGTGGATTTTTCAGAAAAATCCATTCGAACCATGATCAAGAATGTGCACAAACTTGGTTGCAAGCTGGATTGCAAGATCCATCGCAAAAAAGTCAGTGCCTTTTTGAAAAGCTGTGACAAGAAATTTGACATTATCCTGATGGATCCGCCTTATGACCGCATGCTGGTAAATAAAACAATCAAACAGATTTTTGACAATGAGCTTCTGGCAGAAAACGGCAGGCTGGTGATCGAACATTCCAGCCGGGAAAAGATAGATCCGATCTGGCAGGACAAGATCGATTATCAGCGAGATAGCAAGAAAACTCAGATCACAATTATAAAATAA
- a CDS encoding BrnT family toxin has protein sequence MKYYNWDNEKNRILKEDRNISFEEIIFQILNDGLIEIIEHTNNEKYAGQKIYIVKHKDYVYLVPFVERDNELFLKTIFPSRKYTKKYLGDSK, from the coding sequence ATGAAGTATTATAATTGGGACAATGAAAAGAATCGGATTTTAAAAGAAGATAGAAATATTTCTTTTGAAGAAATAATTTTTCAAATTTTGAATGATGGTTTGATAGAAATTATTGAACATACTAATAATGAGAAGTATGCTGGTCAGAAAATTTATATTGTTAAGCACAAAGATTATGTTTATTTAGTACCTTTTGTAGAAAGAGATAATGAGTTGTTTTTGAAAACAATATTTCCCAGTAGGAAATATACAAAGAAGTATTTAGGAGATAGCAAATGA
- a CDS encoding antitoxin, with translation MTKLNKEEMEILQSIENGDWNRVKNLDNEKKKAKKYAEATFKKDKRINIRISEKDLASIQMKALEEGLPYQTLIASILHKYITGRLVGRK, from the coding sequence ATGACTAAATTAAATAAAGAAGAAATGGAAATTCTCCAATCAATTGAAAATGGTGACTGGAATAGAGTAAAAAATTTAGATAATGAGAAGAAGAAAGCCAAGAAATATGCTGAAGCTACATTTAAAAAGGATAAAAGGATTAATATCAGGATCTCGGAAAAAGATCTCGCATCTATACAAATGAAAGCTTTAGAAGAAGGTCTTCCCTATCAAACTCTAATTGCAAGTATTTTACATAAATACATTACAGGTAGGTTAGTAGGTAGAAAATGA
- the cysS gene encoding cysteine--tRNA ligase: MKIYNTLTRKKEEFVPVTPGKVKIYLCGPTVYNYFHIGNGRTFLFFDVVRKYFSYKGYDVTYVQNITDIDDKLIEQSQKENVPVARIAEKYIKAFLADTSAIGISPADHNPRATEYIGQMIGMIKELEEKGFAYEAGGDVYYSIEADKTYGELSGKKIADLQAGARVEANTQKKHPGDFTLWKKAKPGEPKWKSPWGEGRPGWHTECVVMSRKLLGETFDIHGGAIDLIFPHHENEIAQARGSGGCIHAKYWMHGGFLNITGEKMSKSLDNFFLTRDVLKKYDAEAIRFFFLSKHYRSSIDYNEVILKESEQAVKNFYNALKRIDYLSFKDETPEYNEDQQKMKETFINAMDDDFNTAIAISVLFEAARKTRNSDDKNYAHLLVELGSVLGFFSDLESKLKDNVDSISNDLIQLLIDYRNRFKKDKNWAMADAIRDDLKKLGIQLKDTANGTEWEIK, from the coding sequence ATGAAAATTTATAATACATTAACACGTAAGAAAGAAGAATTTGTGCCGGTTACTCCTGGCAAAGTTAAGATATATCTCTGTGGTCCGACAGTTTATAATTACTTCCATATTGGCAACGGACGTACGTTTCTGTTTTTTGATGTTGTGCGAAAATATTTTTCTTACAAAGGTTATGATGTAACCTATGTACAAAATATCACAGACATTGATGATAAATTGATCGAGCAATCCCAAAAGGAAAACGTGCCGGTTGCCAGGATCGCTGAAAAATATATTAAAGCTTTTCTGGCTGATACTTCAGCTATCGGAATTTCTCCGGCCGATCACAATCCCAGAGCTACTGAATATATTGGCCAGATGATCGGAATGATCAAGGAATTGGAAGAAAAGGGATTTGCCTACGAAGCAGGTGGCGATGTTTATTATTCTATCGAAGCAGATAAAACTTATGGCGAGCTTTCCGGCAAGAAGATCGCAGATCTGCAGGCTGGAGCGCGCGTGGAAGCCAATACCCAGAAAAAACATCCGGGAGATTTTACCTTGTGGAAAAAAGCCAAACCGGGCGAACCTAAATGGAAGAGTCCCTGGGGCGAAGGACGTCCTGGCTGGCACACCGAATGTGTGGTGATGTCCCGCAAACTTCTGGGAGAAACTTTCGATATTCACGGCGGCGCTATCGATCTGATCTTCCCGCATCACGAAAATGAGATTGCTCAAGCCCGTGGTTCTGGCGGCTGCATTCACGCCAAATACTGGATGCATGGCGGATTTTTGAATATTACCGGGGAAAAGATGTCCAAAAGCCTGGATAACTTTTTCCTGACCCGCGACGTGCTGAAAAAATATGATGCGGAAGCGATCCGTTTCTTCTTTCTTTCCAAACATTATCGCAGTTCCATAGATTACAATGAAGTTATCCTCAAGGAATCCGAGCAGGCTGTGAAGAATTTTTATAATGCCTTGAAAAGAATTGATTATTTATCATTCAAAGATGAAACACCCGAATATAATGAAGATCAGCAAAAGATGAAAGAAACTTTCATTAATGCGATGGATGATGATTTTAATACAGCAATTGCCATTTCTGTTCTGTTCGAAGCTGCCAGGAAAACCAGAAATTCAGATGATAAGAATTATGCTCATCTGCTGGTGGAGCTGGGCAGTGTTCTGGGCTTTTTCTCAGATTTAGAAAGTAAGCTAAAAGATAATGTTGATTCCATCTCAAACGATCTGATCCAGCTCTTGATCGATTATCGCAACAGGTTTAAAAAGGATAAGAACTGGGCTATGGCAGATGCAATTCGAGATGATCTGAAGAAGTTGGGAATTCAGCTTAAAGATACAGCAAATGGCACTGAATGGGAGATTAAGTAG
- a CDS encoding nucleotidyl transferase AbiEii/AbiGii toxin family protein codes for MTKQTKNIAASARARLLRIAKENSRNFNAVLLQYFQERMLYRLSISSYKLNFILKGALLFLIYDLPPTRLTKDIDFLGMNTDNTKENLTKTMKEILSIEVDDGVQFDIRKITAEDITEKAEYKGVRIHCEATLEQARSRFHFDIGFGDQIVPEPIMLEFPVLLADMPVPTLVAYTPETAIAEKFEAMVKLGYANSRMKDFYDIYHMAHNFSFNSKILSEAINTTFSNRNTELKEKSIIFSNDFKQNLEKNKQWKAFQLKNNIELDIEFRDCLDFIQLFIEPALSEEKIKSWDCYQLKWLE; via the coding sequence ATGACAAAACAAACTAAAAACATAGCTGCATCTGCAAGAGCAAGACTGTTGAGAATTGCTAAAGAAAATAGCAGAAACTTCAATGCAGTATTGTTACAATATTTTCAAGAGAGAATGTTATACAGGCTATCAATTTCTTCTTATAAATTGAATTTTATTTTAAAGGGAGCATTGCTTTTCCTTATTTATGACTTACCACCTACACGTCTTACAAAAGATATTGATTTCCTGGGAATGAATACCGACAATACAAAAGAAAACCTCACCAAAACTATGAAAGAGATACTAAGTATAGAAGTTGATGATGGAGTTCAATTTGATATTAGAAAAATTACAGCAGAAGATATAACTGAAAAGGCAGAATATAAAGGTGTGCGAATACATTGCGAAGCTACTCTTGAACAGGCCAGATCAAGGTTTCACTTTGATATCGGTTTCGGAGACCAAATTGTACCAGAACCGATAATGTTAGAGTTTCCAGTTTTACTTGCAGACATGCCAGTTCCTACTCTTGTTGCTTATACTCCAGAAACTGCAATTGCAGAGAAATTCGAAGCAATGGTAAAGCTTGGTTATGCCAACAGTAGAATGAAAGATTTTTATGATATCTACCATATGGCGCATAATTTCTCCTTTAACTCTAAAATCTTATCAGAAGCAATTAACACAACCTTTTCAAATCGTAATACTGAACTTAAAGAAAAGTCCATTATCTTTTCAAATGATTTTAAGCAAAATCTCGAAAAAAATAAACAATGGAAAGCATTTCAACTGAAAAACAATATTGAATTAGATATTGAGTTTAGAGATTGTCTCGATTTTATTCAGTTATTTATTGAACCGGCATTATCTGAAGAAAAAATTAAGTCATGGGATTGTTATCAATTAAAATGGTTGGAGTAA
- a CDS encoding type IV toxin-antitoxin system AbiEi family antitoxin domain-containing protein: MEKLKQIFEANHGYARMKELKNQGIHTRKIAQAVENRIVEKVKPGLYKLVDYPWDENSSFIGISQAKDSAVICLTSAIAYYELSTINPSVISVAVPMNTDKFKLEYPPIKVYYFSESLYNLGIDEVQVVSGNFKIYNAEKTICDLFRYRNKLGEDIALEGLKNYLGKESANINKLWDYAIRCKVKTILHPYIKAMV, encoded by the coding sequence GTGGAAAAACTGAAACAGATCTTTGAAGCTAATCATGGTTATGCCAGGATGAAAGAGCTAAAAAACCAGGGTATTCATACCAGGAAGATTGCCCAGGCTGTAGAAAACAGAATTGTCGAAAAAGTTAAACCTGGTCTTTATAAGCTGGTTGATTATCCCTGGGATGAAAACAGCAGTTTTATCGGTATTTCCCAAGCCAAAGACAGCGCTGTAATTTGCCTTACATCTGCAATTGCATATTATGAGCTATCAACAATCAATCCAAGTGTAATATCTGTTGCTGTTCCCATGAATACTGATAAATTTAAACTTGAATATCCACCCATCAAAGTGTATTATTTTTCCGAATCACTATACAATCTTGGCATTGATGAAGTTCAAGTGGTATCTGGTAACTTTAAGATCTACAATGCCGAAAAAACGATCTGTGATCTGTTTCGTTATCGCAATAAACTGGGCGAAGATATTGCCCTGGAAGGACTGAAAAATTACCTGGGAAAAGAAAGCGCTAACATAAATAAACTCTGGGATTATGCCATTAGATGCAAAGTTAAAACAATTCTCCATCCATATATAAAAGCAATGGTATAG
- a CDS encoding M48 family metallopeptidase, which yields MKYNAIRLKLEKQFGDELSSLLQGQIITKILKMAQIEDNENIYKKIFDGHHFKISKELSPRLYNLCQSVLKKLQFSEETDFYISNQPEINAVSIPRLEEDQKHIIAFNSGLIEKLDDAELKFVIGHEIGHLISKNADIWRIIRVVFPDPNSIPFIIKNKINFWQRLSELSADRFGFIASPNLEKVVSSFFVLAAGISIDRIKFNYEEYLKQNAIILEKFANSSFLNSSTHPINPLRLEAMKIFSESNLLERLSFGQDEPDEKLEAKIQNVLGNFVMLSDSELARHRMYYVASAGFILANVDENISEKEYSEIINTLANYTLFPQDILKDVVDSGKVIEIFENSTKELLTRSPSERYGMFNFLIQLALSDNEILNIEIELLFKIGREYFSFNEKEIAQLIAESIHKIFIPKLF from the coding sequence GTGAAATATAATGCAATAAGATTGAAATTAGAAAAGCAATTTGGAGACGAACTTAGCTCATTGCTGCAAGGCCAGATCATCACGAAAATCTTGAAAATGGCTCAGATTGAAGATAACGAGAATATTTATAAGAAGATCTTTGATGGTCATCATTTTAAGATCTCAAAAGAGTTATCTCCCAGGTTGTATAATCTCTGTCAGTCTGTTTTAAAAAAATTGCAATTTTCAGAAGAAACAGATTTTTACATCAGCAATCAGCCTGAAATCAATGCTGTTTCCATACCACGTTTGGAAGAAGATCAAAAACACATCATTGCCTTTAACTCAGGATTGATCGAGAAACTGGATGATGCTGAATTAAAGTTTGTGATCGGCCATGAAATTGGGCACCTTATTAGCAAAAATGCTGATATCTGGCGCATAATACGGGTTGTCTTTCCTGATCCAAACAGCATACCTTTTATTATTAAAAATAAAATAAATTTCTGGCAGCGCTTATCTGAGCTCAGTGCCGACAGATTCGGTTTCATAGCTTCACCAAATCTGGAAAAAGTTGTTTCCAGCTTTTTTGTACTTGCCGCAGGAATCTCAATCGACCGGATTAAATTCAACTACGAAGAATATCTTAAACAAAATGCCATAATTCTGGAAAAATTTGCTAACAGCTCTTTCCTGAATTCTTCTACTCACCCAATCAATCCGCTTCGACTGGAAGCGATGAAAATATTCAGTGAATCAAATTTATTGGAACGTCTCAGTTTTGGTCAGGACGAACCAGATGAAAAACTGGAAGCCAAGATCCAAAATGTTCTAGGAAATTTTGTCATGTTATCAGATTCCGAATTGGCTCGACACCGCATGTATTATGTTGCTTCAGCCGGTTTTATACTGGCAAATGTCGATGAAAATATTAGTGAGAAAGAATACAGTGAGATCATCAATACACTGGCAAATTATACACTCTTTCCGCAGGATATTTTGAAAGATGTTGTAGATTCGGGTAAGGTCATCGAGATCTTTGAAAATTCCACTAAAGAACTTCTGACCAGGAGTCCTTCGGAAAGATACGGAATGTTTAATTTTCTAATCCAGTTGGCACTTTCAGATAACGAAATTTTAAATATTGAGATAGAATTGTTGTTTAAAATTGGAAGAGAATATTTTTCTTTTAATGAGAAGGAAATCGCTCAACTTATAGCTGAATCTATCCATAAAATATTTATTCCCAAACTTTTTTGA
- a CDS encoding TerB family tellurite resistance protein: protein MSERQWTKAGMLAYIYVAMAGATDEVLSDEEKSTIGKSITEWFPDDPKDVVIDEIVKAHNLFVEDYTQKGVKTVADNVAKLADMCKYNIKPEALKFVLEDLVKIALADNNFHENEKVWINTIAEIFEVDYKV, encoded by the coding sequence ATGAGCGAACGACAATGGACAAAAGCGGGTATGTTGGCCTATATTTACGTTGCTATGGCTGGAGCCACAGATGAAGTTCTGAGTGATGAAGAAAAAAGTACAATTGGAAAATCGATCACTGAATGGTTTCCAGATGATCCTAAAGATGTTGTTATTGATGAGATTGTAAAAGCGCATAATTTGTTCGTAGAGGATTATACTCAAAAAGGCGTTAAAACAGTAGCAGATAATGTGGCAAAATTAGCCGATATGTGTAAATATAATATTAAACCAGAAGCTTTGAAATTTGTCTTGGAAGATCTTGTGAAGATTGCTCTTGCCGATAATAATTTCCACGAAAATGAAAAAGTATGGATAAATACTATTGCCGAGATTTTTGAAGTAGATTATAAAGTATAA
- a CDS encoding ankyrin repeat domain-containing protein, whose product MTFFICADGDVVDKKLMTDVIERDDHEKFKEIITEKIQIEENEDVGKDILRYIAAREVDENKYFTITNMINLLRSHLFKDEFKYSLQPQNRYIVDAINNNSLKDVKKLLCSGTDVNTLDKNGWNYLHHTVIQNRYEISKYLISQGILINWVNNNGCTPLDYAKLIKRAFNDSDIYDLLLEHKAIGNSEFNCEESDLLNTSS is encoded by the coding sequence ATGACTTTTTTTATTTGTGCTGATGGAGATGTTGTCGACAAAAAACTAATGACTGATGTAATTGAGAGAGATGATCATGAAAAGTTCAAAGAGATCATCACTGAAAAGATCCAGATTGAAGAAAATGAAGATGTTGGTAAAGATATCCTCCGTTATATAGCAGCCAGAGAAGTTGATGAAAACAAATATTTCACAATTACAAATATGATAAATTTACTTCGAAGTCATCTGTTTAAAGATGAATTCAAATACAGCCTTCAACCCCAAAATAGATATATTGTCGATGCGATCAATAATAATTCTTTAAAAGATGTAAAAAAACTACTTTGTTCAGGAACTGATGTGAACACTTTAGATAAAAATGGCTGGAATTATCTGCATCATACTGTAATTCAGAACAGATATGAAATCTCAAAATATCTTATTTCCCAGGGAATTCTAATCAACTGGGTTAATAATAATGGCTGCACTCCTCTGGATTACGCTAAACTGATCAAACGTGCCTTCAACGATAGTGATATTTATGATCTGCTGCTTGAGCACAAGGCAATTGGAAATTCTGAATTCAATTGCGAAGAAAGTGATTTGTTGAATACTTCAAGTTAA